The following are encoded together in the bacterium genome:
- a CDS encoding circularly permuted type 2 ATP-grasp protein: protein MLGLPTESPANDRMPYHEFYLDDFAPRPHYRPLWEHIRRTGQSALGSKVHEADLALRSEGVTFTVYSDKEEGIERVWPFDLIPRIIPANEWATIEAGLKQRVRALNLFVRDLYHDQQILRDGVVPAEMIFNGKHFLREIMDIDPPQDIYVHISGIDLVRDGPGRYLVLEDNLRTPSGVSYMIENRIVERHILPEFFAKYRVRRVEHYPALLLEALRFLSPRGKDCAEIALLTPGVYNSAYFEHTFLAKEMGIELVEGRDLVVKEDVVFMKTTHGLRRLDVLYRRVDDAFLDPLCFRADSVLGVAGIINAWRAGNVAIVNAPGNGIADDKAIYPFVPDIIRYYLGEQPVLQNVPTYQMTNDDDRAFVLDNLEQMVVKEVSESGGYGMLMGPSSTPALRAEFASRIKGNPRNYIAQPVVPLSRHVCYLDGELESRHIDLRPFVIYGEDIQVVPGGLTRVALTKGSLVVNSSQGGGSKDTWVLAE, encoded by the coding sequence ATGCTCGGCCTGCCCACGGAATCGCCCGCCAATGACCGGATGCCCTACCACGAGTTCTACCTCGACGACTTCGCGCCGCGGCCCCACTACCGGCCGCTGTGGGAGCACATCCGCCGCACCGGCCAGAGCGCCCTCGGATCCAAGGTCCACGAGGCCGACCTGGCGCTGCGCTCCGAGGGCGTGACCTTCACCGTGTACAGCGACAAGGAGGAGGGCATCGAGCGCGTCTGGCCGTTCGATCTGATCCCGCGCATCATCCCGGCCAACGAGTGGGCGACCATCGAAGCCGGGCTCAAGCAGCGGGTACGGGCGCTCAACCTCTTCGTCCGCGACCTGTACCACGACCAGCAGATCCTGCGGGACGGCGTCGTGCCGGCCGAGATGATCTTCAACGGCAAACACTTCCTGCGCGAGATCATGGACATCGACCCGCCGCAGGACATCTACGTCCACATCAGCGGCATCGATCTCGTCCGCGACGGCCCCGGCCGCTACCTCGTCCTGGAGGACAACCTGCGCACCCCGTCCGGGGTCTCGTACATGATCGAGAATCGGATCGTGGAGCGCCACATCCTGCCCGAGTTCTTCGCCAAGTACCGGGTGCGGCGGGTCGAGCACTATCCGGCGCTGCTGCTCGAGGCCCTGCGCTTCCTCTCGCCGCGCGGCAAGGACTGCGCCGAGATCGCGCTGCTCACCCCCGGGGTCTACAACTCGGCGTACTTCGAGCACACCTTCCTCGCCAAGGAGATGGGCATCGAGCTGGTCGAGGGGCGCGACCTGGTGGTGAAGGAGGACGTCGTCTTCATGAAGACGACGCACGGCCTGCGGCGCCTCGACGTGCTCTATCGCCGGGTCGACGACGCCTTCCTCGACCCGCTCTGCTTCCGCGCCGACTCGGTGCTCGGCGTCGCCGGCATCATCAACGCCTGGCGCGCCGGCAACGTCGCCATCGTCAACGCGCCCGGCAACGGCATCGCCGACGACAAGGCGATCTACCCGTTCGTGCCCGACATCATCCGCTACTATCTCGGCGAACAGCCGGTCCTGCAGAACGTGCCGACCTACCAGATGACCAACGACGACGATCGCGCCTTCGTGCTCGACAACCTCGAGCAGATGGTGGTCAAGGAGGTCAGCGAGTCGGGCGGCTACGGCATGCTGATGGGCCCGTCATCGACCCCGGCGCTGCGCGCCGAGTTCGCCAGCCGCATCAAGGGCAACCCGCGCAACTACATCGCCCAGCCGGTGGTGCCGCTGTCGCGGCACGTCTGCTACCTCGACGGCGAGCTCGAGTCGCGCCATATCGACCTGCGCCCGTTCGTCATCTACGGCGAGGACATCCAGGTCGTTCCCGGCGGTCTGACGCGGGTGGCGCTCACCAAGGGCTCGCTGGTGGTGAACTCCTCGCAGGGCGGCGGCAGCAAGGACACCTGGGTGCTGGCGGAATAG
- a CDS encoding DTW domain-containing protein, giving the protein MPADRRSAGATEARASCYRCFKPRVACICDAVRTVANRTPVTILQHPRERFHALGTVRIARLGLARARVEWCAPWEDASAIRQRLPGDAALLYPGPAARDLATLAPRERPRHLVVIDGTWFLAKKIYDAHSWLRALPHVALTPRRPSAYRGLRREPQAHCLATVEAIVGALRIIEPETTGLDGLLAAFAAMLDRQATYLPAAR; this is encoded by the coding sequence GTGCCCGCCGATCGCCGATCGGCGGGCGCCACGGAGGCCCGCGCCTCCTGCTATCGCTGCTTCAAGCCGCGGGTGGCCTGCATCTGCGACGCGGTGCGCACGGTGGCCAACCGCACCCCAGTCACCATCCTGCAGCACCCGCGCGAGCGCTTTCACGCCCTCGGCACCGTCCGCATCGCGCGCCTCGGCCTGGCGCGGGCTCGCGTCGAGTGGTGCGCGCCGTGGGAGGATGCGTCGGCGATCCGCCAGCGGCTGCCGGGGGACGCCGCCCTGCTCTATCCCGGTCCGGCGGCGCGCGACCTCGCCACGCTCGCGCCCCGCGAGCGGCCGCGGCATCTGGTGGTGATCGACGGCACCTGGTTTCTCGCCAAGAAGATCTACGACGCCCACTCCTGGCTGCGGGCGCTGCCGCACGTCGCGCTCACGCCACGCCGCCCGAGCGCCTATCGCGGTCTGCGCCGCGAGCCGCAGGCGCACTGCCTGGCGACCGTGGAGGCGATCGTCGGCGCGCTGCGCATCATCGAGCCCGAGACGACGGGGTTGGACGGGCTGCTGGCGGCGTTCGCCGCGATGCTCGACCGCCAGGCGACCTACCTGCCCGCTGCGCGGTGA
- a CDS encoding RNA-binding protein, with amino-acid sequence MGRRLYVGNLAFQVTDADLQELFSQAGSCDSATVITDKFSGQSRGFGFVEMSSESEAQRAVQQFDGHELKGRAIKVNEAREREDRGGGFGGGGRGGGGGGRGGFGGGGGGRGGGGGRGGGYGRR; translated from the coding sequence ATGGGACGAAGGCTGTACGTCGGTAATCTCGCATTCCAAGTGACCGACGCCGATCTACAGGAGCTGTTCTCTCAGGCCGGAAGCTGCGATTCGGCGACCGTGATCACGGACAAGTTCAGCGGTCAGTCGCGCGGCTTCGGCTTCGTGGAAATGAGCAGCGAATCCGAGGCGCAACGGGCGGTGCAGCAGTTCGACGGGCACGAGCTCAAGGGCCGCGCCATCAAGGTCAACGAAGCGCGCGAGCGCGAGGACCGCGGCGGTGGCTTCGGCGGTGGCGGCCGGGGCGGCGGTGGTGGCGGTCGCGGCGGCTTCGGCGGCGGCGGTGGTGGTCGGGGCGGTGGTGGCGGCCGGGGCGGCGGCTACGGCCGGCGCTGA
- a CDS encoding alpha-E domain-containing protein has translation MLSRIADSLYWMSRYLERAGNTARLVEINLVHLLEAEDALPEAAQWRPLLSIGGSEEAYQARFDGAEVTAARTIQFMTRERSNPNGIRTSLRLARENARVVRDRISNEMWEAINEMWLRIDRLMERGGAERSPGLFAEVRNGVARFHGISVSTMMRGEAFGFYLLGTCAERADMTARILDVKYHLLLPDVAMVGSPLDYYQWAALLKSLSAFEAFRRRYHAGLRPVDIAEFVLFERDFPRSLRFSVDRMGHALREIGVGDDDRQAAALRDLDAHLAESTAEQIFTVGLHQYLDAFLAKVGAFNTAVSRAYFEQVLGDER, from the coding sequence ATGCTCAGCCGGATCGCGGATTCTCTCTACTGGATGTCGCGCTACCTCGAGCGCGCCGGCAACACGGCGCGTCTGGTGGAGATCAACCTGGTCCATCTGCTGGAGGCGGAGGACGCGCTGCCGGAGGCGGCGCAGTGGCGGCCGTTGCTGTCCATCGGCGGCAGCGAGGAGGCCTACCAGGCGCGGTTCGACGGCGCCGAGGTCACCGCCGCGCGCACCATCCAGTTCATGACCCGCGAGCGCAGCAATCCCAACGGCATCCGCACCAGCCTGCGCCTGGCGCGCGAGAATGCGCGCGTCGTGCGCGACCGCATCTCGAACGAGATGTGGGAGGCGATCAACGAGATGTGGCTGCGCATCGACCGGCTGATGGAGCGCGGCGGCGCCGAGCGGTCGCCGGGCCTGTTCGCCGAGGTGCGCAACGGGGTCGCCCGCTTCCACGGCATCTCGGTCAGCACGATGATGCGCGGCGAAGCCTTCGGCTTCTACCTCCTCGGCACCTGCGCCGAGCGCGCCGACATGACGGCCCGGATCCTCGACGTGAAGTACCACCTGCTGCTGCCCGACGTGGCGATGGTCGGCTCGCCGCTCGACTACTACCAGTGGGCGGCATTGCTGAAGTCGCTGTCGGCGTTCGAGGCCTTCCGGCGCCGCTACCACGCCGGTCTGCGGCCGGTGGACATCGCCGAGTTCGTCCTCTTCGAGCGCGACTTTCCGCGCTCGCTGCGCTTCTCGGTCGACCGCATGGGCCACGCGTTGCGCGAGATCGGGGTCGGCGACGACGACCGGCAGGCGGCGGCGCTGCGCGACCTCGACGCGCACCTGGCGGAGTCGACCGCCGAGCAGATCTTCACCGTCGGCCTGCACCAGTATCTCGACGCCTTCCTGGCCAAGGTCGGCGCCTTCAACACCGCCGTCTCGCGCGCCTATTTCGAACAGGTTCTCGGGGACGAACGGTGA
- a CDS encoding transglutaminase family protein yields the protein MRYEIAHTLRLAAAAPVWEHHCELRLAPSPTPHQQVGEVALAVAPEAAVRRYRDGFGNTVHAFDLMAPHDAARVTLRAAVETTLANPFDFAPLPPGNERAWIAQALHGQPRLWDYLLHRSPLTPALATLELAVPDRDPGKPLLAALQAVMEWMRDALSREADAAPAPVLAQALRGEAIDALALGHLLVSIARAWGAPARIARGYRDPAYAEDDAEQVLHAWAEILVPGAGWRGIDPCTGLVTNDTYITVAVGRDAADCPPVRSACKGDETELARVSAVEVRGEQ from the coding sequence GTGAGATACGAGATCGCCCACACCCTCCGGCTCGCTGCCGCGGCGCCGGTGTGGGAGCACCATTGCGAGCTGCGCCTCGCCCCGAGCCCGACGCCACACCAGCAGGTCGGCGAGGTGGCGCTCGCCGTGGCCCCGGAGGCGGCGGTGCGCCGCTACCGCGACGGCTTCGGCAATACCGTCCACGCCTTCGATCTGATGGCGCCGCACGACGCGGCGCGCGTCACCCTGCGCGCCGCGGTGGAGACGACGCTCGCCAATCCCTTCGACTTCGCCCCGCTGCCGCCGGGCAACGAGCGCGCCTGGATCGCCCAGGCGCTGCACGGCCAGCCGCGGCTCTGGGACTATCTGCTGCACCGCAGCCCGCTGACGCCGGCGCTGGCGACGCTCGAGCTGGCGGTGCCGGACCGCGACCCGGGCAAGCCCCTGCTGGCGGCGCTGCAGGCGGTGATGGAGTGGATGCGCGACGCGCTCAGCCGCGAGGCCGACGCCGCGCCGGCGCCCGTCCTCGCCCAGGCCCTGCGCGGCGAGGCCATCGACGCGCTCGCCCTCGGCCACCTCCTGGTCAGCATCGCGCGCGCCTGGGGCGCCCCGGCGCGCATCGCCCGCGGCTACCGCGATCCCGCCTACGCGGAGGACGACGCGGAGCAGGTGCTGCACGCCTGGGCCGAGATCCTCGTCCCCGGCGCCGGCTGGCGCGGCATCGACCCGTGCACCGGCCTGGTCACCAACGACACCTACATCACCGTCGCCGTCGGCCGCGACGCCGCCGACTGCCCGCCCGTTCGTTCCGCCTGCAAGGGCGACGAGACCGAGCTGGCGCGCGTCTCGGCGGTGGAGGTGCGCGGTGAGCAGTGA
- a CDS encoding succinylglutamate desuccinylase/aspartoacylase family protein, with protein MEILHDDIVSLALPYRETLRVQRTSFVGGGGPRVAVIAGIHGDELEGLFVCHRLAAWLEQLAASHPHALRGRVDLVPAINPLGIDTLERFVPVFDADLNRNFPGDAEGLLPQRIAAGAMAALSGAALVIDIHASNIYLREIPQVRIAEDFAATLVPLAQGMNLDLIWLHGAVTVLEATIAHSLNSTGTPCLVVEMGVGMRITPAFTEQLLIGIVNVWRTLGVLAPDLELPPPTHTPLVADDSNVHYLNAATSGLFVPDIEHWMAVRREQTLGRIVSPLHGGTLAAVRSPVDGILFTLREYPAVYEGSLMARIMAV; from the coding sequence ATGGAGATCCTCCACGACGACATCGTCTCCCTCGCCCTGCCCTACCGCGAGACGCTGCGCGTTCAACGCACCAGCTTCGTCGGCGGCGGCGGGCCGCGCGTGGCGGTGATCGCCGGCATCCACGGCGACGAGCTCGAGGGACTGTTCGTGTGCCACCGCCTGGCGGCCTGGCTCGAGCAACTGGCGGCATCGCACCCGCACGCGCTGCGCGGGCGCGTCGACCTGGTGCCGGCGATCAACCCGCTCGGCATCGACACGCTGGAGCGCTTCGTGCCGGTGTTCGACGCCGACCTCAACCGCAACTTCCCCGGCGACGCGGAGGGACTGCTGCCGCAGCGCATCGCCGCCGGCGCCATGGCCGCGCTGTCGGGCGCGGCGCTGGTCATCGACATCCACGCCAGCAACATCTACCTGCGCGAGATCCCGCAGGTGCGCATCGCCGAGGACTTCGCCGCGACCCTGGTGCCGCTCGCCCAGGGCATGAACCTCGACCTCATCTGGCTGCACGGCGCCGTGACCGTCCTCGAGGCGACCATCGCCCACAGCCTGAACAGCACCGGCACGCCCTGCCTGGTCGTCGAAATGGGCGTCGGCATGCGCATCACGCCGGCGTTCACCGAGCAACTGCTGATCGGCATCGTCAACGTCTGGCGCACGCTCGGCGTCCTGGCGCCGGATCTCGAGCTGCCGCCGCCGACGCACACGCCGCTGGTCGCCGACGACTCCAACGTCCACTACCTCAACGCCGCCACCTCCGGCCTGTTCGTTCCCGACATCGAGCACTGGATGGCGGTGCGCAGGGAGCAGACGCTGGGGCGCATCGTCTCGCCGCTGCACGGCGGCACCCTCGCCGCCGTCCGCTCCCCGGTCGACGGCATCCTGTTCACGCTGCGCGAGTACCCCGCCGTCTACGAGGGCTCGCTCATGGCGCGGATCATGGCGGTGTGA
- a CDS encoding succinylglutamate desuccinylase/aspartoacylase family protein: MTTPTLLEMTAPLRDDFAIPYHDLGPAGERPALALVAGLHGNELNGIFVLSRLAEFLARVADGREPAHALRGRVVIVPAVNVLGVNTRSRRWPFDKTDINRMFPGYDAGETTQRIANAVFQATRAARYRVDIHSSNLDFEELPQVRLYEPSEDEKASALLFGLPAVIERRTDQVFTSTLGHAWRGAGGESFVIQAGRAGDLQLPHCERLFRALMAFLHHTGLVTGIDLAAEDQDTHYFGVDRTLSLVSDHAGLFVTHVQVGTWLQAGALIGEVYDGFSGERRAEVRAPTAGLLSGIRRQPLLYEGDLIARLQTRTPTGSEKQVKGQEQ; encoded by the coding sequence GTGACCACGCCCACGCTGCTGGAAATGACCGCACCGCTGCGCGACGACTTCGCCATCCCGTACCACGACCTCGGACCGGCGGGAGAGCGGCCGGCGCTGGCGCTGGTCGCCGGGCTGCACGGCAACGAGCTGAACGGCATCTTCGTGCTCTCGCGCCTCGCCGAGTTCCTGGCCCGCGTCGCCGACGGGCGCGAGCCGGCACACGCCCTGCGCGGCCGGGTCGTCATCGTGCCGGCGGTGAACGTGCTGGGCGTGAACACGCGCTCGCGCCGCTGGCCGTTCGACAAGACCGACATCAATCGCATGTTCCCCGGCTACGACGCCGGCGAAACGACGCAGCGCATCGCCAACGCCGTCTTCCAGGCGACGCGCGCGGCACGCTACCGGGTCGACATCCACAGCTCCAACCTCGACTTCGAGGAACTGCCGCAGGTGCGTCTCTACGAACCGAGCGAGGACGAGAAGGCGAGCGCGCTGCTGTTCGGCCTGCCGGCGGTGATCGAACGGCGCACCGACCAGGTGTTCACCAGCACGCTCGGTCACGCCTGGCGCGGCGCCGGTGGCGAGAGCTTCGTCATCCAGGCGGGCCGCGCCGGCGACCTGCAACTGCCGCACTGCGAGCGGCTGTTCCGCGCCCTGATGGCCTTTCTCCACCACACCGGCCTGGTCACCGGCATCGACCTCGCCGCCGAGGACCAGGACACGCACTACTTCGGCGTCGACCGCACGCTGTCGCTCGTCTCCGACCACGCCGGCCTCTTCGTCACCCATGTCCAGGTCGGCACCTGGCTGCAGGCCGGGGCGCTGATCGGCGAGGTCTACGACGGCTTCTCGGGCGAACGCCGCGCCGAGGTCCGCGCCCCGACCGCCGGCCTGCTGAGCGGCATCCGCCGCCAGCCCCTCCTCTACGAGGGCGACCTCATCGCCCGCCTGCAGACCCGCACCCCGACCGGCAGCGAGAAGCAGGTGAAGGGCCAGGAGCAGTGA
- a CDS encoding metallophosphoesterase, translating into MRRLVLVAVFVGVLLAVLVGGHLYLAQRLVWRPALPAPWRDLALGLLAAGALSLLLQPIAERTLPRRLGRLIAWPASLWMGAAFFLLVGALLSDGLGALMGAVTPGVAAPETAARAQAMLITALAVVALWRGSRELRQGPRLTRVTVRIARWPAALDGFRIVQISDLHIGPILDRRFAAALTEQVNALAPDLVAITGDLVDGDVRHVGDEIAPFAGLRAAHGVFFVTGNHDYYSGADAWVGRVTALGLRPLRNQRVSIGDGAAGFDLAGVEDHRAHLVSATRRSDLGAALAGRDPDRPLVLLAHDPLTFKEAARRGVDLQLSGHTHGGQIWPFRYLVRLSTPFVAGYYRRGRSQLYVSRGTGFWGPALRLFAPAEIVELTIRGARWP; encoded by the coding sequence ATGCGTCGTCTCGTCCTGGTGGCCGTCTTCGTCGGCGTCCTGCTGGCGGTGCTGGTCGGCGGCCACCTCTACCTGGCGCAGCGCCTGGTCTGGAGGCCGGCGCTGCCGGCGCCATGGCGGGATCTCGCCCTCGGGCTGCTCGCCGCCGGGGCGCTCTCGCTGCTGCTGCAGCCGATCGCCGAGCGCACCCTGCCGCGGCGACTGGGGCGGCTGATCGCCTGGCCGGCCTCGCTGTGGATGGGCGCCGCGTTCTTCCTGCTCGTCGGCGCGCTGCTGAGCGACGGGCTCGGCGCGCTGATGGGCGCGGTGACGCCGGGCGTGGCGGCGCCGGAGACGGCGGCGCGGGCGCAGGCGATGCTGATCACCGCCCTGGCGGTGGTCGCGCTCTGGCGCGGCAGCCGCGAGCTGCGCCAGGGACCGCGCCTGACCCGGGTGACCGTGCGCATCGCGCGCTGGCCGGCGGCGCTCGACGGCTTCCGCATCGTGCAGATCAGCGACCTGCACATCGGCCCGATCCTCGATCGCCGCTTCGCCGCGGCGCTCACCGAGCAGGTGAACGCCCTCGCACCCGACCTCGTCGCGATCACCGGCGACCTGGTCGACGGCGACGTGCGTCACGTCGGCGACGAGATCGCGCCCTTCGCCGGCCTGCGCGCGGCGCACGGCGTGTTCTTCGTCACCGGCAACCACGACTACTACTCCGGCGCCGACGCCTGGGTGGGGCGGGTGACGGCGCTCGGCCTGCGGCCGCTGCGCAACCAGCGCGTCAGCATCGGCGACGGCGCCGCCGGGTTCGACCTCGCCGGCGTCGAGGATCATCGCGCGCACCTGGTCAGTGCGACGCGGCGCAGCGATCTCGGCGCGGCGCTCGCCGGCCGCGATCCGGATCGGCCGCTGGTGCTCCTCGCGCACGATCCCCTCACATTCAAGGAAGCGGCGCGGCGCGGCGTCGATCTGCAGTTGTCGGGGCACACGCACGGCGGCCAGATCTGGCCGTTCCGCTATCTGGTGCGCCTCAGCACGCCGTTCGTCGCCGGCTACTATCGGCGCGGCCGGTCGCAACTCTACGTCAGCCGCGGCACCGGCTTCTGGGGCCCGGCCCTGCGCCTCTTCGCGCCGGCGGAAATCGTCGAGCTCACCATCCGCGGCGCGCGTTGGCCGTGA
- a CDS encoding universal stress protein, translating into MAEIKTVLCPIDFSELSRHELALAIEVCAALGSRLVMHHNLSEIAPGLTRQWEWDQFHRAGYLTADETESRLRALLAEVPDGVAAEATVSRGPVGLVLLDMAATLPADLVVLGYHGLKDLDHASVTERMLDQCAAPILTVHEGAAIDGFKLRGDTVPVLVPVDLANGAAVLTDYACALARRLPLHLHLLHVASSIASAAAVEQAQQNLRALVPPDLAGRATCHIARGNAVGHILEAAERLRAGFMIMGEHSRSLLVSLFVKDNAKQILEKSVCPVWYVPRPRA; encoded by the coding sequence ATGGCCGAGATCAAGACCGTCCTCTGTCCGATCGACTTCTCCGAGCTCTCCCGCCACGAGCTGGCGCTGGCGATCGAGGTGTGCGCGGCGCTCGGATCGCGCCTGGTCATGCACCACAACCTGAGCGAGATCGCCCCCGGCCTGACCCGCCAGTGGGAATGGGACCAGTTCCATCGCGCCGGCTATCTCACCGCGGACGAGACCGAGTCGCGGCTGCGGGCGCTGCTCGCCGAGGTGCCGGACGGCGTCGCGGCCGAGGCGACCGTCAGCCGTGGACCGGTGGGTCTGGTGCTGCTCGACATGGCCGCCACGCTGCCGGCGGACCTCGTCGTGCTCGGCTACCACGGGCTGAAGGACCTCGACCACGCGTCGGTCACCGAGCGCATGCTCGACCAGTGCGCCGCCCCGATCCTGACCGTCCACGAGGGCGCCGCGATCGACGGCTTCAAGCTGCGCGGCGACACCGTCCCGGTGCTGGTGCCGGTCGACCTCGCCAACGGCGCGGCCGTGCTCACCGACTACGCCTGCGCCCTGGCGCGGCGCCTGCCGCTCCACCTGCATCTGCTGCATGTCGCCTCCAGCATCGCCTCCGCCGCGGCGGTCGAGCAGGCGCAACAGAACCTGCGCGCCCTGGTGCCGCCCGACCTCGCCGGCCGCGCCACCTGTCACATCGCCCGCGGCAACGCCGTCGGCCACATCCTCGAGGCGGCCGAGCGACTGCGCGCCGGCTTCATGATCATGGGCGAGCACAGCCGCAGCCTCCTCGTCAGCCTGTTCGTGAAGGACAACGCGAAACAGATCCTCGAGAAGTCGGTGTGCCCGGTCTGGTACGTTCCACGCCCGCGAGCGTAG
- a CDS encoding DUF2332 domain-containing protein, with product MLADGIVESFRLQAHFSAEFGSPFYGELLRRCAEDIEQGGPLARLLDGWQGKPIPDALPMRLCGAVHRLVLDGAAPELATHYATVGGSARWPAAWDAFRAVLAARAEAIRPELDRQVQTNEVRRSGALLGGFLTVAAATGLPLRLLEIGCSAGLNLRWDRYRYEFLAAAATTPPAADAPVVHRWGADDATMTVRAGWHGPGDVLRGTARVASRQGCDLAPIDVTDPDQTRRLEAFIWGDQPQRLAQLRAAIAAARRDPPAIERCSAADWLAVRLAPAGDGVATVVFHSVMWWYLSEAERERVTTLIETAGARATAAAPLAWLRFDLFGAAHYEVELRLWPGGAPRTLAAACPHGRWVDWREGTGET from the coding sequence ATGCTCGCCGACGGCATCGTCGAGTCGTTCCGCCTCCAGGCCCACTTCAGCGCCGAATTCGGCTCGCCGTTCTACGGCGAGCTGCTGCGCCGCTGCGCCGAGGACATCGAGCAGGGCGGGCCGCTGGCGCGCTTGCTCGACGGCTGGCAGGGCAAGCCGATTCCCGACGCGCTGCCGATGCGCCTGTGCGGCGCGGTACACCGCCTGGTGCTCGACGGCGCGGCGCCGGAGCTGGCGACCCACTACGCGACGGTCGGCGGCAGCGCCCGCTGGCCCGCCGCCTGGGATGCCTTCCGCGCCGTGCTCGCCGCGCGCGCCGAGGCGATCCGGCCGGAGCTCGATCGCCAGGTGCAGACCAACGAGGTGCGCCGCAGCGGCGCCCTGCTCGGCGGCTTCCTCACCGTCGCCGCGGCGACCGGCCTGCCGCTGCGCCTGCTCGAAATCGGCTGCAGCGCCGGCCTCAACCTGCGCTGGGACCGCTATCGGTACGAATTTCTCGCCGCCGCCGCCACCACCCCGCCCGCGGCCGACGCGCCGGTGGTCCATCGCTGGGGCGCCGACGACGCCACCATGACCGTGCGCGCCGGATGGCACGGTCCGGGCGACGTGCTGCGCGGCACCGCGCGTGTGGCGTCGCGGCAGGGGTGCGACCTGGCGCCGATCGACGTCACCGATCCCGACCAGACGCGGCGCCTCGAAGCGTTCATCTGGGGCGACCAGCCGCAGCGGTTGGCGCAATTGCGCGCCGCGATCGCCGCCGCGCGCCGCGATCCACCGGCGATCGAACGCTGCTCGGCCGCCGACTGGCTCGCGGTCCGACTGGCGCCGGCGGGCGACGGGGTGGCCACGGTGGTCTTCCACTCCGTGATGTGGTGGTACCTCTCGGAAGCGGAGCGCGAGCGGGTCACGACGCTGATCGAAACCGCCGGCGCCCGCGCCACCGCCGCCGCGCCGCTCGCCTGGCTGCGCTTCGATCTCTTCGGCGCCGCGCACTACGAGGTCGAGCTCCGCCTGTGGCCCGGCGGCGCGCCGCGCACGCTCGCCGCCGCCTGCCCGCACGGGCGCTGGGTGGACTGGCGGGAAGGCACCGGAGAGACGTAG